The following are encoded in a window of Prevotella melaninogenica genomic DNA:
- a CDS encoding peptidylprolyl isomerase — protein sequence MATRLKIKTTEGDIIIRLYDETPKHRDNFLKLAKEGYFNGTLFHRVIKDFMIQGGEPDSKNAPKGKMLGTGGPDYTIPAEFVYPQYFHKRGALSAARTGDEVNPERESSGSQFYIVWGKTFKPAELKQMEHQMAMQQEQQVFNQLTREHHEEIMNLRRNRDRVGLQELQDKLIEQTKTICKQQGKPTFTEEQIEVYTNVGGTPFLDNQYTVFGEVEEGLDIVERIQNCNTDRNDRPTEDVKIETVDLL from the coding sequence ATGGCAACAAGACTTAAAATAAAAACAACAGAAGGTGATATCATTATTCGCCTTTATGACGAGACCCCAAAACATCGTGATAACTTTCTAAAACTCGCAAAGGAAGGGTATTTCAATGGTACACTCTTCCACCGAGTAATAAAGGATTTTATGATACAAGGTGGAGAACCCGATAGTAAGAATGCTCCGAAGGGTAAGATGTTAGGTACAGGTGGACCAGACTATACCATTCCTGCAGAGTTTGTTTATCCACAATACTTCCACAAACGTGGTGCCTTGAGTGCAGCCCGTACTGGTGATGAAGTTAACCCTGAGAGAGAAAGCAGTGGTAGTCAGTTTTACATTGTATGGGGAAAGACCTTTAAGCCTGCAGAACTGAAGCAAATGGAGCATCAGATGGCAATGCAACAAGAGCAGCAGGTATTCAATCAGCTTACAAGAGAACATCACGAGGAGATAATGAATTTAAGACGTAATCGTGACCGTGTAGGACTACAAGAACTACAAGACAAACTGATAGAACAAACAAAAACAATTTGTAAGCAACAAGGTAAGCCTACCTTTACAGAAGAACAAATAGAAGTTTATACTAATGTTGGTGGTACTCCTTTCCTCGATAATCAGTACACCGTCTTCGGCGAGGTGGAGGAAGGTCTTGATATCGTTGAACGTATACAAAACTGCAATACAGACCGCAACGACCGTCCAACAGAAGATGTTAAGATAGAAACTGTAGACTTATTGTAA
- a CDS encoding DnaJ domain-containing protein: MAIGKWIGGALGWILSGSMLGGLVGYCIGTMLDEAFAGDNRDGNRQSGYGEQSHFGGTRPFEEDRNSFLFSMLVLSSYIIKADGKIMHSEMEYVRQFLRHNFGEQAVSQGESILLKLFDLQKQQGPYQFKETIRKSCTEIRFHTSDSQRLQLLNYLVIIAKADSIVSPEEVVALKEIALYLGLSAQDVESMLNLESGAKASSNIEDAYKVLGISPSATDDEVKAAYRKMALKHHPDRVSTLGDDIRKAAEKKFQEINDAKERIYKARGL; encoded by the coding sequence ATGGCAATAGGAAAATGGATTGGTGGCGCATTAGGCTGGATACTTAGCGGAAGTATGCTGGGTGGTTTAGTTGGCTATTGTATAGGAACAATGCTTGACGAAGCATTTGCAGGCGATAATAGAGATGGTAATAGACAGAGCGGATATGGCGAGCAAAGTCATTTTGGAGGCACGCGTCCGTTTGAAGAAGACCGCAACTCCTTTTTATTCTCTATGCTTGTCCTTTCCTCCTACATTATAAAAGCCGATGGAAAGATAATGCACTCTGAGATGGAATATGTACGCCAATTCCTTCGTCATAACTTCGGTGAACAGGCTGTAAGCCAAGGAGAATCAATTCTGCTAAAGTTATTTGACTTACAGAAGCAACAAGGACCTTACCAATTTAAAGAAACAATCCGTAAGAGCTGCACAGAGATACGTTTTCATACGAGTGATAGTCAACGACTACAATTACTAAATTACCTTGTCATCATAGCAAAAGCAGATAGCATAGTAAGTCCAGAAGAAGTTGTTGCACTAAAAGAGATTGCCTTATATCTTGGACTTTCTGCGCAAGACGTTGAGTCCATGCTCAACTTAGAAAGTGGAGCAAAAGCAAGTAGCAACATTGAAGATGCTTATAAGGTGTTAGGCATATCTCCATCAGCAACTGATGATGAAGTCAAGGCTGCTTACCGCAAGATGGCTTTAAAACATCATCCTGATCGTGTTTCTACGCTTGGAGACGATATCCGAAAGGCTGCTGAAAAGAAGTTCCAGGAGATTAACGATGCCAAAGAAAGAATCTATAAGGCAAGAGGACTGTGA
- a CDS encoding type I restriction enzyme HsdR N-terminal domain-containing protein has product MMQLNLPPYQIRVREVNGRKQIFDVLRRKYIALTPEEWVRQHFIHYLIEHKSYPVTLLANEVPLQVGEKKVRADSVLYDNQLRPRMIIEYKAPTIPLTQKVFEQISVYNLLLHVDYLIVSNGLDTYICKMDYENQTYAFLETIPDYQNI; this is encoded by the coding sequence ATGATGCAGCTTAACCTCCCTCCTTATCAGATTAGAGTAAGAGAGGTAAACGGACGAAAGCAGATTTTTGATGTACTCCGCAGGAAGTATATAGCACTCACTCCAGAGGAATGGGTGCGCCAGCACTTTATTCATTACCTCATCGAACACAAGAGCTACCCTGTTACCCTACTTGCTAACGAGGTTCCACTACAAGTTGGCGAGAAGAAAGTCCGTGCTGATAGTGTGCTTTACGATAATCAGCTTCGTCCGAGAATGATTATTGAATACAAAGCACCAACCATACCATTAACACAGAAAGTATTTGAACAGATATCTGTTTACAACCTCCTACTCCATGTTGATTATCTGATTGTATCAAATGGCTTAGATACTTATATCTGTAAAATGGATTATGAGAATCAAACATACGCTTTCCTTGAGACAATTCCAGACTATCAAAACATTTAA
- the holA gene encoding DNA polymerase III subunit delta — MPAKQGPTFQSIMQDLKNKKFAPIYMLMGEESYYIDQISGYIAEHVLSPEERDFNQTICFGSDVTAVQVADMARRYPMMAEYQVIIVKEAQNIRSLEALEKYLKNPVKSTILVWCHKNGKIDARKKAVGLAQAVGVVFESKKLRDYQLPDFIQSYLKERKVSIDPKACQIIADHIGADLSRLTSELDKVLISLPADNLRVTPEVVEKEIGVSKDFNAFELRNAVVQKDCFKANQIVKYFDNNPKAGSLYSFLPLLFSYFQSLMIVHYSPRKNTEQDIAAALDLRNTWGAKDFVIGQKNYSARKTMDIISKIRDIDGKSKGLDNPNTGTGDLMKELIFYILH, encoded by the coding sequence ATGCCAGCAAAGCAAGGACCAACATTTCAGAGTATTATGCAGGATCTGAAGAATAAGAAGTTTGCTCCCATCTATATGCTGATGGGGGAAGAGTCTTATTATATCGATCAGATTTCTGGCTATATAGCAGAGCATGTTCTTTCTCCAGAAGAACGAGATTTTAATCAGACTATCTGTTTTGGATCAGATGTTACAGCTGTACAGGTAGCTGATATGGCACGACGTTATCCTATGATGGCGGAGTATCAGGTGATAATAGTCAAAGAGGCGCAGAATATTCGTTCCTTGGAAGCATTGGAGAAGTATCTCAAAAATCCCGTAAAATCAACCATCCTTGTATGGTGTCATAAAAACGGGAAAATTGACGCACGTAAAAAAGCTGTAGGATTGGCACAGGCTGTCGGTGTCGTTTTTGAGAGTAAGAAGTTGCGCGACTATCAGCTACCTGATTTTATCCAAAGTTATTTGAAGGAGAGAAAAGTTAGTATCGACCCAAAGGCCTGTCAGATAATAGCTGATCATATTGGTGCGGATTTAAGTCGCCTCACTTCTGAGTTGGATAAGGTGCTTATCTCTCTTCCTGCAGATAATCTTCGTGTCACCCCAGAAGTTGTGGAGAAGGAGATAGGTGTCAGTAAAGACTTCAATGCATTTGAACTTAGAAATGCGGTTGTACAGAAGGATTGTTTTAAAGCAAATCAGATTGTGAAATATTTTGACAATAATCCAAAAGCTGGTTCTCTTTATTCTTTCCTTCCATTACTCTTTTCTTATTTCCAAAGTTTGATGATAGTTCATTATTCTCCTCGAAAAAATACGGAACAAGATATCGCCGCTGCTTTAGATTTGCGTAATACATGGGGAGCTAAAGATTTTGTAATAGGGCAAAAGAATTATTCTGCTCGTAAAACGATGGACATAATTTCTAAGATTCGAGACATCGATGGAAAGAGTAAAGGATTAGATAATCCTAATACTGGTACAGGAGATTTGATGAAAGAGCTAATTTTCTACATACTTCACTAA
- a CDS encoding helix-turn-helix domain-containing protein → MKDRIRQLMESQHMTQQTFSDFIGISSASLSSIFTGRTKPTLNTVEAIKSKFTKINLDWLLYGQGPMFKDQVTEPNSSPGEAEIVSPGVSEGMLDFPYPTPSSQPETEQISSPYSDNMYKSPSRTEVKYINKSQRRITEIRIFFDDQTWETFVPKK, encoded by the coding sequence ATGAAAGATCGAATCAGACAGCTTATGGAGAGTCAGCATATGACTCAACAAACTTTCTCAGATTTCATAGGAATCTCATCAGCATCTCTCAGTAGTATTTTTACTGGAAGAACTAAACCGACTCTAAATACGGTTGAAGCTATCAAGAGTAAGTTTACAAAGATTAATCTTGATTGGCTTCTGTATGGACAAGGACCTATGTTTAAGGATCAGGTTACTGAACCTAATTCTTCACCTGGAGAAGCCGAGATCGTATCTCCTGGAGTCTCTGAGGGTATGCTTGACTTTCCTTATCCTACTCCATCCTCACAGCCAGAGACGGAACAGATAAGCTCTCCATATAGTGATAATATGTACAAAAGTCCGTCTCGTACAGAGGTAAAATATATTAACAAATCGCAACGTCGTATCACAGAGATTCGTATCTTCTTTGATGACCAAACATGGGAGACTTTTGTTCCAAAGAAGTAA
- a CDS encoding dihydroorotate dehydrogenase electron transfer subunit, translating into MKKYVLDLKVSSVERVNARNVLIKLTDEKPLPEMLPGQFVEVRVDGSPSTFLRRPISINFFDKERNELWLLVATVGEGTHTLARLHEGDMLNCVLPLGNTFAPLASPSESVLLVGGGVGVAPLLYFGKQIKEAGGTPIFLLGARTAADLAEVSLFEKYGKVCITTEDGSAGEKGFVTNHSILSTERFDRISTCGPKPMMMAVARYAHKVSIPCEASLENMMACGVGACLCCVEKTTGGNLCVCTEGPVFDTRRLMWGE; encoded by the coding sequence ATGAAGAAGTATGTCCTCGACTTGAAGGTATCTTCTGTGGAGCGTGTCAATGCAAGGAATGTCCTTATTAAGCTGACAGATGAGAAACCGCTTCCAGAGATGCTGCCTGGTCAGTTTGTAGAGGTGAGAGTGGACGGCTCACCTTCTACCTTTCTTCGCCGTCCTATTTCCATTAATTTCTTTGATAAAGAGCGTAATGAGTTGTGGCTGCTTGTTGCAACTGTAGGAGAAGGTACGCATACGCTTGCACGTCTACATGAAGGCGATATGTTAAATTGCGTGCTTCCTTTGGGTAATACGTTTGCACCTTTGGCAAGTCCGTCAGAAAGTGTATTGCTTGTAGGCGGTGGTGTTGGCGTTGCTCCGCTACTTTATTTCGGCAAGCAGATAAAGGAGGCTGGTGGTACACCTATCTTTTTGTTGGGAGCTCGTACAGCAGCCGACTTAGCAGAGGTATCGCTTTTCGAGAAGTATGGAAAGGTATGTATAACAACAGAGGATGGTTCTGCAGGTGAGAAAGGTTTTGTCACAAATCACTCTATCCTGTCCACAGAGCGTTTTGATCGTATTTCTACATGTGGTCCTAAGCCCATGATGATGGCAGTGGCACGTTATGCTCATAAGGTATCAATTCCTTGCGAAGCATCGTTAGAGAATATGATGGCATGTGGTGTTGGTGCTTGCCTGTGCTGTGTAGAGAAAACGACAGGGGGGAATCTCTGTGTTTGTACAGAGGGTCCAGTCTTCGATACACGTAGATTGATGTGGGGAGAATAA
- a CDS encoding dihydroorotate dehydrogenase yields the protein MADLSVKINDLQLKNPVMTASGTFGYGLEFADFVPLEEIGGIIVKGTTLEPREGNDYPRMVETPQGMLNCVGLQNKGVDYFIKHIYPQIKDIDTNMIVNVSGNSPETYAETAEKLDALDGIPAIEVNISCPNVKEGGMSFGVTCSGAGSIVKAVRQHYHKTMIVKLSPNVTDIASIARACEDEGADSVSLINTLMGMAIDIERRRPKLSIRTGGLSGPAVKPVAVRMVNDVAKAVKIPVIGLGGISTAEDAIEFLMAGATAIQIGTANFLDPQVTIKVRDGINDWLDRHGCKSVTEIINCLV from the coding sequence ATGGCTGATTTAAGTGTAAAGATAAATGACTTACAGCTCAAGAATCCAGTAATGACAGCCAGTGGTACCTTTGGCTATGGTTTGGAGTTTGCTGATTTCGTACCATTGGAGGAAATTGGAGGTATTATCGTCAAGGGTACGACACTGGAACCACGTGAAGGAAATGACTATCCACGTATGGTAGAGACACCTCAGGGAATGCTTAACTGCGTAGGTTTGCAAAATAAGGGAGTAGATTACTTCATCAAACATATCTATCCTCAGATAAAAGATATCGACACGAATATGATTGTCAATGTCAGTGGTAATTCGCCCGAGACGTATGCAGAGACCGCAGAGAAACTTGACGCATTGGATGGGATTCCAGCTATCGAGGTGAATATCTCATGTCCTAACGTGAAAGAAGGTGGAATGTCGTTCGGTGTCACTTGCTCTGGAGCAGGTTCTATAGTGAAGGCTGTTCGCCAGCATTACCACAAGACCATGATTGTAAAGCTCTCTCCTAATGTCACCGATATAGCCAGTATAGCACGTGCTTGCGAAGATGAGGGTGCTGATTCAGTATCACTGATTAATACGTTGATGGGAATGGCGATTGATATAGAGCGTCGTCGTCCAAAGTTGAGTATCCGTACGGGCGGCTTGAGTGGCCCAGCTGTAAAGCCTGTAGCGGTCAGAATGGTCAATGATGTGGCAAAGGCTGTGAAGATACCAGTCATCGGTTTGGGTGGTATTTCTACTGCTGAAGATGCTATTGAGTTCCTTATGGCAGGCGCTACAGCAATCCAGATAGGAACTGCGAATTTCCTTGATCCACAGGTTACGATAAAGGTGCGTGATGGCATTAATGACTGGCTCGACCGTCATGGCTGTAAGTCTGTAACGGAAATCATCAACTGTCTTGTATAG
- the ffh gene encoding signal recognition particle protein translates to MFENLSDRLERSFKILKGEGKITEINVAETLKDVRRALLDADVNYKVAKTFTDTVKQKALGMNVLTAVKPGQLMVKIVHDELAELMGGEAVGLNLSGRPSIILMSGLQGSGKTTFSGKLANMLKTKEHKNPLLVACDVYRPAAIDQLKVVGEQVGVAVYSEPENKNVNEIADHALAEAKAKGHDVVIIDTAGRLAVDEEMMNEIESLKNHVHPDETLFVVDSMTGQDAVNTAKEFNDRLDFNGVVLTKLDGDTRGGAALSIRTVVTKPIKFIGTGEKMEAIDVFHPGRMADRILGMGDVVSLVERAQEQFDEEEAKRLQKKIQKNQFDFNDFYNQIQQIKKMGNLKDLASMIPGVGKAIRDVDIDDNAFKGIEAIIQSMTPKERTNPELLNNSRRQRIAKGSGTNIQEVNRLIKQFDQTRKMMKMVTGSKMAGMMSKMKGMPGMPNMPKI, encoded by the coding sequence ATGTTTGAAAATTTAAGTGATCGTCTTGAACGCTCCTTTAAGATTCTCAAGGGAGAGGGAAAGATAACAGAGATAAATGTAGCAGAAACCCTGAAGGACGTGCGCAGAGCGCTTCTTGATGCCGATGTTAACTATAAAGTTGCAAAAACCTTTACTGATACCGTAAAGCAAAAGGCATTAGGTATGAATGTACTCACAGCCGTTAAGCCTGGACAACTCATGGTTAAGATTGTACATGATGAGTTGGCTGAGTTGATGGGTGGTGAGGCTGTTGGCCTGAATTTATCAGGTCGTCCTTCTATCATTCTTATGAGTGGTTTACAAGGTTCTGGTAAGACAACATTCTCTGGTAAACTGGCAAACATGCTCAAGACAAAGGAGCATAAGAATCCTTTGTTGGTTGCTTGTGACGTCTATCGTCCTGCAGCTATCGACCAGTTGAAGGTTGTTGGTGAACAGGTAGGTGTAGCTGTCTATAGCGAGCCTGAGAACAAGAATGTGAATGAGATTGCTGATCACGCACTTGCTGAGGCAAAGGCAAAGGGGCACGATGTTGTCATCATCGATACCGCTGGTCGTCTGGCTGTTGATGAGGAGATGATGAACGAGATTGAGAGTCTCAAGAATCATGTTCATCCTGATGAGACACTGTTTGTTGTTGACTCAATGACAGGTCAGGACGCAGTGAATACAGCCAAGGAGTTCAATGATCGTTTGGATTTCAATGGTGTTGTTCTCACAAAACTTGATGGTGATACACGTGGTGGTGCGGCATTGTCTATCCGTACAGTCGTTACAAAGCCTATTAAATTCATTGGTACGGGCGAGAAGATGGAGGCTATTGATGTGTTCCATCCAGGTCGTATGGCAGACCGTATCTTGGGTATGGGTGACGTTGTTTCGCTTGTTGAGCGTGCACAGGAGCAATTCGACGAGGAAGAAGCAAAGCGTCTGCAGAAGAAGATTCAGAAGAACCAGTTTGATTTCAACGATTTTTATAATCAGATACAGCAAATCAAGAAGATGGGTAACTTAAAGGACCTCGCTTCTATGATTCCTGGAGTAGGCAAGGCTATCCGTGATGTCGATATTGACGATAATGCTTTCAAGGGTATTGAGGCAATTATCCAGAGTATGACACCAAAGGAACGCACGAATCCAGAACTGCTCAATAACTCTCGTCGTCAGCGCATTGCTAAGGGTTCTGGTACCAATATACAAGAGGTAAACCGACTCATTAAGCAGTTTGACCAGACTCGTAAAATGATGAAGATGGTTACTGGCTCGAAGATGGCTGGTATGATGAGCAAGATGAAGGGTATGCCAGGAATGCCAAATATGCCGAAGATATAA
- the folD gene encoding bifunctional methylenetetrahydrofolate dehydrogenase/methenyltetrahydrofolate cyclohydrolase FolD codes for MEYQLIDGKATATAIKQEIAEEVKAIVAAGGKQPHLAAVLVGHDGGSETYVKNKVIACEQCGFKSTLIRFEADVTEEELLACVDKLNKDEDVDGFIVQLPLPKHIDEQKIIMAVDYRKDVDGFHPINVGRMAIGLPCFISATPLGILTLLQHYHIETSGKKCVILGRSNIVGKPMAQLMMQKQYGDSTVTVCHSRSKDLKKECQEADIIIAAIGRPEFVTADMVKPGAVVIDVGTTRVEDKARKSGFRLCGDVKFDEVAPLCSFITPVPGGVGPMTICLLMKNTLAAGKKEYYK; via the coding sequence ATGGAATATCAGTTAATAGACGGAAAGGCAACTGCAACCGCAATAAAGCAGGAGATTGCCGAAGAAGTGAAGGCGATTGTTGCCGCAGGTGGTAAACAACCTCATTTAGCTGCCGTTTTGGTGGGACATGATGGGGGAAGTGAAACCTATGTTAAGAATAAGGTAATTGCTTGTGAGCAATGTGGATTCAAGTCTACGCTCATTCGTTTTGAGGCTGATGTGACAGAAGAAGAGCTTTTGGCTTGTGTGGATAAGCTGAATAAGGATGAAGACGTTGATGGCTTCATTGTTCAGCTTCCTTTGCCAAAGCATATCGATGAGCAGAAGATTATTATGGCTGTTGACTATCGCAAGGACGTGGATGGTTTCCATCCTATCAATGTGGGTCGTATGGCTATTGGTCTTCCTTGCTTTATCTCTGCTACGCCATTGGGTATTCTTACCTTATTGCAGCATTATCATATTGAGACTTCTGGTAAGAAGTGTGTTATCTTAGGTCGTAGCAATATTGTTGGTAAGCCTATGGCACAGTTGATGATGCAAAAACAGTATGGCGATTCAACTGTAACCGTGTGTCACTCTCGTTCAAAGGATTTGAAGAAAGAGTGTCAGGAGGCAGATATCATTATCGCTGCTATTGGCAGACCAGAGTTTGTAACAGCTGATATGGTGAAGCCAGGTGCAGTGGTTATTGACGTCGGTACGACACGTGTTGAAGACAAGGCACGTAAGAGTGGCTTCAGACTATGTGGTGACGTGAAATTTGATGAGGTTGCTCCTCTCTGCTCTTTCATTACGCCTGTCCCAGGTGGTGTTGGTCCAATGACCATCTGTTTACTGATGAAAAATACACTTGCAGCAGGCAAGAAAGAATATTATAAGTAG
- a CDS encoding tetratricopeptide repeat protein: MTAEEYFQRGNECRQRGDWQEALANYMEAIELDPNSPAVIAKEMVENILNFYNKDAYNP, from the coding sequence ATGACAGCAGAAGAATATTTCCAACGAGGTAATGAGTGCCGACAGAGAGGCGACTGGCAAGAGGCCTTAGCTAATTATATGGAGGCTATCGAGTTGGACCCTAATTCTCCAGCAGTAATCGCAAAAGAGATGGTGGAGAATATTCTCAACTTCTATAACAAGGATGCGTATAATCCTTAA
- a CDS encoding 4Fe-4S dicluster domain-containing protein, whose protein sequence is MSKMKGAIVVNTDRCKGCQLCIVACPKDVIALAQKKVNVHGYPYTESARPDDCIGCAACATVCPDGCITVYRKKVEE, encoded by the coding sequence ATGAGCAAGATGAAAGGTGCCATTGTAGTAAACACAGATCGATGCAAAGGATGCCAGTTGTGTATCGTTGCGTGTCCGAAAGATGTTATTGCATTGGCTCAGAAAAAGGTAAATGTCCACGGCTATCCGTATACAGAGTCTGCACGACCAGATGATTGTATTGGTTGTGCTGCTTGTGCTACGGTTTGTCCTGATGGCTGTATCACAGTCTATCGTAAAAAAGTGGAGGAATAA
- a CDS encoding 3-methyl-2-oxobutanoate dehydrogenase subunit VorB yields MVEQDVKLMKGNEAIAHAAICCGTDGYFGYPITPQSEIIETLAALKPWETTGMVVLQAESEVASINMIYGGAGAGKRVLTSSSSPGVALMQEGISYMAGAELPGVFVNVQRGGPGLGTIQPSQSDYFQATRGGGNGDYNVIVLAPNSVQEMADFVDLAFELAFKYRNPAMILSDGVIGQMMEKVVLPPQKPRRTEEEIRKECPWASMGRTADRNPNIITSLELKPEIMEERNLHLQEKYRQIRENEVRFETQQCEDADYIIVSFGSAARIGEKAVELAREAGLKVGLFRPITLWPFPSKQLAELCMGKKGVLVSEINAGQMVQDVRLAINGALPVEHFGRLGGIVPDPEEIVKALKEKLVK; encoded by the coding sequence ATGGTAGAACAAGATGTAAAACTAATGAAGGGTAATGAGGCTATCGCTCATGCAGCTATATGCTGCGGTACCGATGGCTATTTCGGTTACCCTATCACTCCTCAGAGTGAGATAATTGAGACACTTGCAGCATTGAAGCCTTGGGAGACAACGGGTATGGTTGTTCTTCAGGCTGAGAGCGAGGTGGCTTCTATCAATATGATTTATGGTGGTGCTGGTGCTGGTAAGCGTGTGCTGACAAGTTCCTCATCACCTGGTGTAGCTTTGATGCAGGAGGGTATCAGCTATATGGCTGGTGCAGAACTCCCAGGCGTCTTCGTTAACGTTCAGCGTGGTGGTCCAGGTCTTGGAACTATCCAGCCAAGTCAGAGTGACTACTTCCAAGCAACACGTGGAGGTGGTAATGGCGATTACAATGTGATTGTATTGGCGCCAAATTCTGTACAGGAGATGGCTGACTTTGTTGACTTGGCTTTCGAGTTGGCATTCAAGTATCGTAATCCTGCAATGATACTTTCTGACGGTGTGATTGGTCAGATGATGGAGAAGGTTGTCCTTCCTCCACAGAAACCACGTCGTACAGAGGAGGAAATCCGTAAGGAGTGTCCTTGGGCTTCAATGGGTCGTACAGCTGATCGTAATCCTAATATCATTACCTCTTTGGAATTGAAGCCAGAGATAATGGAAGAAAGAAACCTCCACTTACAGGAGAAGTATCGTCAGATTCGTGAGAATGAGGTACGCTTTGAGACCCAGCAGTGCGAAGATGCAGATTATATTATCGTTAGTTTCGGTAGTGCTGCACGTATCGGAGAGAAGGCTGTTGAGTTAGCTCGTGAGGCAGGATTAAAGGTCGGTTTGTTCCGTCCAATCACTTTATGGCCTTTCCCAAGCAAGCAACTTGCAGAGCTGTGCATGGGTAAGAAGGGTGTATTGGTAAGCGAAATCAATGCTGGTCAGATGGTACAAGACGTGCGCTTGGCTATCAACGGAGCTTTACCAGTAGAACACTTTGGTCGCTTAGGTGGTATCGTTCCTGATCCTGAAGAGATTGTTAAGGCACTCAAGGAAAAGTTAGTAAAGTAA
- a CDS encoding thiamine pyrophosphate-dependent enzyme: MANDIISPENLVYKKPTLMNDTTMHYCPGCSHGVVHKLVAEVIEEMGMSDKAIGVCPVGCAVFAYRYLDIDWQEAPHGRAPAVATGIKRLWEDRLVFTYQGDGDLACIGTAETIHALNRGENISIIFINNAIYGMTGGQMAPTTLMGQKTATCPYGREPELHGYNLNITELASHLKGTCYVTRQSVDTVASINKAKRAIRKAFEASMQGKGSSLVEIVATCNSGWKLTPVKANEWMRENMFPEYEKGDLKDTTGL, translated from the coding sequence ATGGCAAATGATATCATTTCACCTGAGAATCTGGTGTATAAGAAGCCTACTTTGATGAACGATACGACAATGCACTATTGTCCGGGTTGTTCACATGGTGTGGTTCATAAATTAGTTGCAGAAGTAATCGAAGAGATGGGAATGAGTGATAAGGCGATTGGTGTATGCCCTGTTGGCTGTGCCGTGTTTGCTTATCGCTATCTTGATATCGACTGGCAGGAGGCTCCTCATGGTCGTGCTCCGGCTGTAGCAACGGGTATTAAGCGCCTTTGGGAAGACCGTTTGGTCTTCACTTATCAAGGTGATGGCGACCTTGCTTGTATTGGTACAGCAGAGACAATCCATGCTTTGAACCGTGGTGAGAATATTTCTATCATCTTTATTAATAACGCCATTTATGGTATGACAGGTGGACAGATGGCGCCTACAACGCTTATGGGTCAGAAGACAGCAACTTGTCCATACGGTCGTGAGCCAGAACTGCATGGCTATAATCTGAACATTACGGAGTTAGCAAGTCACTTGAAAGGAACCTGCTATGTAACTCGTCAGAGTGTTGACACCGTTGCTTCAATCAATAAAGCAAAGCGTGCTATTCGCAAAGCGTTTGAAGCAAGTATGCAAGGAAAGGGAAGCTCGTTAGTAGAGATTGTTGCAACCTGTAATAGTGGTTGGAAACTTACTCCTGTAAAAGCCAACGAGTGGATGCGCGAGAATATGTTCCCTGAATATGAAAAGGGAGATTTGAAAGACACTACAGGTCTTTAA
- a CDS encoding 2-oxoacid:acceptor oxidoreductase family protein, with amino-acid sequence MKKEIIISGFGGQGVLSMGKILAYSGLMEDKEITWMPAYGPEQRGGTANVTVIISDDRISSPILSKYDVAIVLNQPSLDKFEPKVKPGGLLIYDGYGVFNPPTRKDITVYRINAMDKAAEMKNAKVFNMIVLGGLLKVCPVVSTDGLKKALFKSLPERHHKLIPLNMEAVEEGMKIIAQQ; translated from the coding sequence ATGAAAAAAGAGATAATAATTAGTGGCTTCGGTGGTCAGGGCGTACTCTCTATGGGTAAGATTCTGGCATATTCGGGACTAATGGAAGATAAGGAGATAACATGGATGCCAGCTTATGGTCCAGAACAGCGTGGTGGTACAGCCAACGTTACTGTTATTATAAGCGATGACCGTATCTCTTCTCCTATTCTCAGCAAGTATGATGTAGCGATTGTTTTGAATCAGCCTTCATTGGATAAGTTCGAACCAAAGGTTAAGCCAGGCGGTTTACTTATCTATGATGGTTATGGAGTCTTCAATCCACCTACTCGTAAGGACATCACAGTCTATCGCATCAATGCAATGGATAAGGCTGCTGAGATGAAGAATGCAAAGGTGTTTAATATGATTGTCTTAGGTGGTCTGCTCAAGGTTTGTCCTGTTGTCAGCACCGATGGACTCAAGAAGGCGCTCTTCAAGAGTCTGCCAGAACGCCACCATAAACTCATTCCGCTGAATATGGAAGCAGTGGAGGAGGGTATGAAGATTATTGCTCAGCAGTAA